In Palaemon carinicauda isolate YSFRI2023 chromosome 21, ASM3689809v2, whole genome shotgun sequence, the following proteins share a genomic window:
- the LOC137614625 gene encoding uncharacterized protein isoform X1 — translation MTLDRCHSRENPDSEYHDNELLGEVVMPMQDIVDFWTSQKSQLNVTFKFTNDRKRNVDPRSTEDYQNTVNTSEKEIKPETHLKASFATSSWSVPGREPGNIRPSRC, via the exons ATGACTCTCGATCGATGTCATTCAAGAGAAAACCCGGATTCAGAATATCACGACAATGAACTTTTAGGCGAG GTTGTAATGCCAATGCAAGACATTGTAGATTTTTGGACATCACAGAAAAGCCAATTGAATGTAACTTTCAAGTTCACCAATGATAGGAAAAGAAATGTCGACCCAAGATCCACCGAAGATTATCAAAATACTGTAAACACCTCAGAGAAGGAAATCAAACCAGAAACACACCTAAAG GCATCGTTTGCCACTTCCAGCTGGTCTGTACCTGGACGGGAGCCTGGAAATATCCGTCCTTCAAG
- the LOC137614625 gene encoding uncharacterized protein isoform X2 — translation MTLDRCHSRENPDSEYHDNELLGEVVMPMQDIVDFWTSQKSQLNVTFKFTNDRKRNVDPRSTEDYQNTVNTSEKEIKPETHLKMLM, via the exons ATGACTCTCGATCGATGTCATTCAAGAGAAAACCCGGATTCAGAATATCACGACAATGAACTTTTAGGCGAG GTTGTAATGCCAATGCAAGACATTGTAGATTTTTGGACATCACAGAAAAGCCAATTGAATGTAACTTTCAAGTTCACCAATGATAGGAAAAGAAATGTCGACCCAAGATCCACCGAAGATTATCAAAATACTGTAAACACCTCAGAGAAGGAAATCAAACCAGAAACACACCTAAAG